From the genome of Candidatus Neomarinimicrobiota bacterium:
ATGAAGCCGTGTGCCCATTCCGGCAGCAAGGATGACGGCTTTCACGAGAGGCGCTCCAGGTGCTCCATGAATTTGCGTTTGATCTCCAGCGGCTCCTCCGGCCGGCTCAGATTCGCCCGTGATCCGGTGCGGATTTTTACGACCAGCATGACAGGACCGTCGACTTTGGCAAATTCCGGAAATACGGCGCTCAGTTCATCTTTGGAATGAACGATCAATGCACCTTTATATCCGCAGGATTTTGCAAGGGACCGGAAATCCACGGCGCCGGAGTTGTTGATCTGTCCGCCGGTGGACTCGTGTGCGTGATTATCGAACAGAATGTGGTGAAAGTTCGCCGGCTGCTGTGTGCCGATGGTGGCCAGTGCCCCCATCTGCATTAGCAGAGCGCCGTCGCCATCCATGGTAAAAACTTTGGAAGTCGGTTTTTGCAGAGCAATGCCAAGAGCAATGGACGGCGCGCATCCCATCCCGCCTGGATTATAGAATCGGTTTTGGGCGGTGCGTCCGAGATCCTGGCAGGCCTCGTGGAGTTCGCGGGAGGTTTTCCCGGTGGTGGAGACCAGGATATCCTCGTCTGTGATATGCTCCAGGATGGCAAAGATAGCCTCCTCGCGGGACATGAGGTCCGACTCCCGCTTCGGTTTGGCTTCCAGCGGTTCAAATACGCCTTTCCGGATTACGAGAGCGTAAGGGAGATTTTCAGTTTTCATATAATTCACAGCTTCCCTGACCTGTTCCCGGGCTTCGTTCGTATCTTCGGATAAAATGGCGTGGCGGACGTCCAGCAGGTCGAGCAGGTCGGTCATAATCCGGCCGATCTGGCGGTGCTGATGCGCTTCCGGCTTCCCCGGTTCCCCGCGCCAACCGATCATGAGGAGCGCCGGAATCCGGTAGATGTCCGGCCCACACAGCGAGGTGAGCGGATTGACCGTTTTCCCGAATCCGGAATTCTGCATATAGATAACCGGATATTTCCCGGTGGCCAGGTGATAGCCGGCTGCGACAGCCGTGGCTTCGCACTCGTTTACCGTTGGCACGTTCGTAAATTCCGGGTGGTCTTCTTCCAGAAAACTCATCCAGGATTTGTAGGTGC
Proteins encoded in this window:
- the aepY gene encoding phosphonopyruvate decarboxylase, with amino-acid sequence MARLYSFQGNHYLMLQCSNFADICRDNELTFFTGVPDSTYKSWMSFLEEDHPEFTNVPTVNECEATAVAAGYHLATGKYPVIYMQNSGFGKTVNPLTSLCGPDIYRIPALLMIGWRGEPGKPEAHQHRQIGRIMTDLLDLLDVRHAILSEDTNEAREQVREAVNYMKTENLPYALVIRKGVFEPLEAKPKRESDLMSREEAIFAILEHITDEDILVSTTGKTSRELHEACQDLGRTAQNRFYNPGGMGCAPSIALGIALQKPTSKVFTMDGDGALLMQMGALATIGTQQPANFHHILFDNHAHESTGGQINNSGAVDFRSLAKSCGYKGALIVHSKDELSAVFPEFAKVDGPVMLVVKIRTGSRANLSRPEEPLEIKRKFMEHLERLS